A genomic segment from Paenibacillus sp. FSL K6-1096 encodes:
- a CDS encoding YaaR family protein: MKINPGYRPLKSELSATDAERRPVEHKNFNDVFQQHSQQKTIDELNRQIKDIQQQGDRLSKSMTVRELAIYRNMIKRFLEETARRGVILKETKGWDRRGRGKRYKLLEEIDAALLNMADDLLDSEQGRIDLLGRVGEIRGLLINFSF; the protein is encoded by the coding sequence TTGAAGATCAACCCGGGCTACAGGCCCCTCAAAAGTGAATTATCGGCGACTGACGCTGAAAGACGGCCGGTTGAACACAAAAACTTCAACGACGTCTTTCAGCAGCATAGCCAGCAGAAGACGATAGATGAGTTAAACCGCCAGATTAAGGACATCCAGCAGCAAGGCGACCGGTTATCCAAATCGATGACTGTCCGCGAGCTGGCGATCTACCGGAACATGATCAAGCGGTTCCTGGAGGAGACGGCCCGCCGCGGCGTCATTCTGAAGGAAACGAAGGGCTGGGACCGGCGGGGGCGCGGCAAGCGTTACAAGCTGCTGGAGGAGATTGATGCCGCGCTGCTGAATATGGCCGATGATCTGCTGGACAGTGAGCAGGGCCGGATCGATCTCCTGGGCAGGGTCGGAGAGATCCGCGGACTGCTGATTAATTTTTCTTTCTGA
- a CDS encoding cyclic-di-AMP receptor, whose product MNLIIAIIQDKDSNRLSSELVKANFRATKLASTGGFLRAGNTTFLIGVDDIQVDAVLTVIRNSCKVREQLVTPVTPMSGTTDSYLPLPVEVQVGGATVFVLPVDRFEHY is encoded by the coding sequence ATGAATTTGATCATTGCAATTATCCAGGACAAAGACAGCAACCGGCTATCCAGTGAACTGGTTAAGGCGAATTTCCGCGCGACCAAGCTGGCCAGTACAGGCGGATTTCTCCGCGCGGGTAACACTACCTTTCTGATCGGGGTAGATGATATTCAAGTAGATGCTGTTCTCACTGTTATCCGCAACAGCTGCAAAGTGCGTGAGCAATTGGTCACTCCGGTTACGCCGATGAGCGGTACGACCGATTCCTATTTGCCGCTTCCTGTGGAAGTGCAGGTAGGCGGAGCCACCGTATTCGTGCTTCCTGTCGACCGGTTCGAGCATTACTGA
- the gyrA gene encoding DNA gyrase subunit A, translated as MAEQNNPQIRDRDIGVEMRESFMDYAMSIIVSRALPDVRDGLKPVHRRILFAMSELGMSSDKPHKKSARIVGEVIGKYHPHGDSAVYETMVRMAQDFSMRYMLVDGHGNFGSIDGDMAAAMRYTEARLSKIAGEMLRDLNKETVDFAPNYDGEENEPVVLPARYPNLLVNGVGGIAVGMATNIPPHNLGEVIDGVQAMIKNPDITPMELMEYIQGPDFPTAGYILGREGIRQAYRTGRGSVTMRAKATIEENNGKARIVVHELPYQVNKARLVEKIAELVREKKIEGITDLRDESDRTGMRVVIEMRRDVNPSVVLNNLYKHTSMQSTFGINMLAIVNSEPKILNLRDVLYHYLQHQIEVIRRRTIFELKKAEARAHILEGLRIALDHLDEVIALIRGSRTTDIAREGLMETFSLSVEQAQAILDMRMQRLTGLEREKIENEYNELLAKIAEYREILANEHLVLEIISNELQEIRDKYSDDRRTEITVGEESILDEDLIPREEVVITITHTGYIKRLPVSTYRSQKRGGRGVMGMDTKDQDFVEHLFVSNSHNYLMFFTDKGKVYRIKAYEIPELGRTARGTPIINLIQIEQGEKISAVIQVEEADSDKYLFFATREGIVKKTPLEDYNNIRKGGLIAINLREEDSLIEVKLTDGQQNLIIGTARGMSITFSENDVRSMGRSATGVKGITLDDNDHVIGMDCVDPELEVLIVTSKGYGKRTPASDYRYQTRGGKGIKTINLTDKNGPVVGLKVVKRDEDLMIITTSGTLIRTSMDGISTMGRYAQGVKLINIREDDAVATLCRADKEEDELTEQADGEEVQALAVEGEGDNGQPDAEVNADHEEDHQE; from the coding sequence ATGGCTGAACAAAATAACCCGCAAATCAGGGATCGGGACATTGGCGTTGAAATGCGTGAATCCTTTATGGATTACGCAATGAGCATCATTGTTAGCCGGGCTTTGCCGGATGTGCGGGACGGACTCAAGCCTGTTCACCGACGCATTTTGTTTGCAATGTCGGAACTTGGAATGTCCTCGGATAAGCCTCACAAAAAATCAGCGAGAATCGTCGGAGAGGTTATCGGTAAATACCATCCTCACGGTGATTCGGCGGTCTATGAAACCATGGTGCGTATGGCCCAGGATTTCTCCATGCGCTATATGCTCGTAGACGGTCACGGCAACTTCGGTTCCATTGACGGGGATATGGCTGCAGCCATGCGTTATACCGAAGCGCGGCTATCCAAAATCGCCGGGGAAATGCTCCGCGATCTGAACAAAGAGACCGTTGATTTCGCTCCCAACTATGATGGTGAAGAGAATGAGCCTGTAGTATTGCCTGCCCGTTATCCGAACCTGCTTGTCAACGGTGTTGGCGGGATTGCGGTGGGGATGGCGACCAATATTCCTCCGCACAATCTTGGCGAGGTTATTGACGGCGTACAGGCGATGATTAAGAATCCAGATATTACGCCTATGGAGCTTATGGAATATATCCAGGGCCCTGACTTCCCGACAGCCGGTTATATTCTGGGCCGCGAGGGAATCCGTCAGGCCTACCGCACTGGACGCGGCTCGGTGACGATGCGCGCCAAAGCGACGATTGAAGAGAATAACGGCAAGGCACGAATTGTTGTGCATGAGCTTCCTTACCAGGTTAACAAAGCAAGGCTGGTTGAGAAGATTGCTGAACTGGTCCGCGAGAAAAAGATTGAAGGGATCACGGATCTGCGGGATGAATCCGACCGTACCGGTATGCGTGTAGTCATCGAAATGCGGCGCGATGTGAATCCGAGCGTTGTGCTTAACAATCTCTACAAGCATACCTCCATGCAGTCCACCTTCGGCATCAACATGCTGGCTATCGTTAATAGTGAGCCGAAGATTCTGAACCTGCGCGATGTGCTGTATCACTACCTGCAGCATCAGATCGAGGTTATCCGCCGGCGGACGATCTTTGAGCTGAAGAAAGCGGAAGCTCGGGCGCATATTCTGGAAGGCTTGCGCATTGCCCTGGATCATCTGGATGAGGTCATTGCCCTGATCCGCGGTTCACGGACGACTGATATTGCCCGTGAAGGCTTGATGGAAACCTTCAGTCTAAGCGTAGAGCAGGCCCAGGCGATCCTCGATATGCGGATGCAGCGCCTGACTGGTCTCGAACGCGAGAAGATTGAGAATGAATATAACGAACTCCTCGCCAAGATCGCTGAATACCGTGAGATTCTGGCGAACGAGCATCTGGTGCTGGAGATCATCAGTAACGAGCTGCAGGAGATCCGGGATAAGTACTCTGATGACCGCCGTACCGAGATCACGGTCGGGGAAGAGAGTATCCTGGACGAGGATCTGATCCCGCGTGAAGAAGTGGTAATCACCATTACCCATACCGGATATATCAAGCGTCTCCCGGTCAGCACCTACCGCAGCCAGAAGCGCGGCGGACGCGGTGTAATGGGGATGGACACCAAGGACCAGGACTTTGTGGAGCATCTCTTCGTGAGCAACTCCCATAATTATCTGATGTTCTTCACCGATAAGGGCAAGGTCTACCGGATTAAGGCTTACGAGATTCCGGAGCTTGGACGCACCGCCCGGGGAACGCCGATCATTAACCTGATTCAGATTGAGCAGGGTGAGAAGATCAGTGCGGTCATCCAGGTAGAAGAAGCGGACAGCGACAAATACCTGTTCTTCGCTACCCGCGAGGGCATCGTGAAGAAGACGCCTCTGGAGGACTATAACAACATCCGCAAAGGCGGCCTGATTGCAATCAACCTCCGTGAGGAGGATTCCCTGATTGAAGTGAAGCTGACTGACGGGCAGCAGAACCTGATTATCGGTACCGCCCGCGGCATGTCGATTACCTTCTCGGAGAATGATGTACGCTCTATGGGCCGCAGCGCTACCGGGGTTAAGGGCATCACGCTGGATGACAATGACCATGTCATTGGAATGGATTGTGTGGACCCTGAACTTGAAGTGCTGATTGTTACCTCCAAGGGGTACGGCAAGCGGACGCCTGCCAGTGACTACCGGTATCAGACCCGGGGCGGCAAGGGCATCAAGACCATTAACCTTACGGATAAGAACGGGCCGGTTGTCGGGCTGAAGGTCGTCAAGCGGGACGAGGATCTGATGATTATTACCACCAGCGGCACCCTGATCCGTACCAGCATGGACGGTATTTCCACGATGGGCCGTTACGCGCAGGGCGTGAAGCTGATTAACATCCGTGAGGATGATGCTGTAGCTACGCTGTGCAGAGCGGACAAAGAGGAAGATGAATTAACCGAACAGGCGGATGGTGAAGAGGTTCAAGCACTAGCTGTGGAGGGTGAAGGCGACAATGGCCAGCCTGATGCAGAAGTAAATGCGGACCACGAAGAGGATCATCAAGAATAG
- a CDS encoding amino acid decarboxylase, whose amino-acid sequence MDKLQPERAPIYEMLEQYRQKGNISYHVPGHKNGAAYRNPEDAGLLVEVMRYDVTEITGTDDLHHPEGVIREAQELAAACYGAEESFLLVGGSTAGNLALILTVCPEPGMLLLVQRNVHKSVIHGLMLAGARAVFLEPLLDPGSGLAVAPSPETVQAALAAYPEAAGVLVTMPNYYGMGSDLAPLAQACHTSGVPLLVDEAHGAHYGQHPALPPGALACGADGVVQSTHKMLTALTMGAMLHVQGPRLDRALLRQRLAMVQSSSPSYPVMASLDLARRLLHSRGAAAFTAGLAAVDALQRGLAALPRFRLLQPPAQQHSPGGAGNAAAGTGPPPLRPAAYTAQDPFKAVIYDAAGVLGGFELQRLLEARGIVPEMSDDRHVVLAFSLGSKAEEAAVLLEALRDIAAQSPGIPGNTAQDASYNDSREGIPSSPAQHSTWNNFSVPQISAPVAFSTKPVAAGQTESVKLEAGAGRMAAEMVIPYPPGIPLLYPGETITAPVLGRLIRLRDGGAKFQACADPALQRIKVYNNQKGGEA is encoded by the coding sequence ATGGACAAGCTACAGCCTGAAAGGGCGCCTATATACGAAATGTTAGAGCAATACAGACAGAAGGGAAATATATCTTATCATGTGCCGGGCCATAAGAATGGTGCGGCTTACCGGAACCCTGAAGATGCCGGGCTTCTGGTGGAAGTGATGCGCTATGATGTAACGGAGATTACCGGAACGGATGATCTTCATCACCCGGAAGGAGTGATCCGCGAGGCGCAGGAGCTGGCAGCAGCCTGTTATGGCGCGGAGGAGAGCTTCCTGCTCGTAGGCGGAAGCACAGCGGGCAATCTGGCGCTGATTCTGACCGTCTGCCCGGAGCCGGGGATGCTGCTCTTAGTGCAGCGCAACGTCCATAAGTCGGTCATCCATGGACTGATGCTGGCAGGCGCACGCGCCGTGTTCCTGGAGCCGCTGCTTGACCCGGGCAGCGGACTTGCCGTTGCACCGTCACCGGAGACGGTGCAGGCTGCGCTGGCAGCCTACCCGGAGGCTGCCGGCGTACTGGTGACCATGCCGAATTACTACGGCATGGGCAGCGACCTTGCGCCCCTCGCGCAGGCCTGTCACACCAGCGGCGTGCCGCTGCTGGTGGATGAGGCCCATGGGGCGCATTACGGGCAGCACCCGGCGCTTCCGCCCGGGGCGCTGGCCTGTGGCGCGGACGGCGTGGTGCAGTCCACGCATAAGATGCTGACGGCGCTGACGATGGGCGCCATGCTGCATGTGCAGGGCCCACGGCTCGACCGCGCGCTGTTGCGCCAGCGGCTGGCCATGGTGCAGAGCTCCAGCCCATCCTACCCCGTGATGGCTTCGCTCGATCTGGCCCGGCGCCTGCTGCACAGCCGCGGCGCCGCTGCCTTCACGGCGGGGCTCGCCGCCGTGGACGCCCTGCAGCGCGGCCTGGCGGCGCTGCCGCGCTTCCGGCTGCTGCAGCCGCCGGCGCAGCAGCACAGCCCCGGCGGCGCTGGCAACGCCGCCGCCGGGACCGGGCCGCCGCCGCTGCGCCCGGCGGCGTATACGGCCCAGGACCCCTTCAAGGCGGTCATCTATGATGCCGCGGGGGTCCTGGGGGGCTTCGAGCTGCAGCGGCTGCTCGAAGCGAGGGGGATCGTGCCGGAGATGAGCGACGACCGGCACGTGGTGCTGGCCTTCAGCCTCGGCTCGAAGGCGGAGGAGGCAGCGGTGCTGCTGGAGGCGCTGCGGGATATTGCAGCGCAGAGCCCCGGCATCCCGGGGAACACCGCCCAGGATGCATCATATAATGACAGCAGAGAGGGGATACCATCCTCACCTGCTCAACATTCCACGTGGAACAATTTCAGTGTTCCGCAGATTTCGGCCCCGGTTGCGTTCTCTACGAAGCCGGTTGCCGCCGGACAGACAGAGAGCGTCAAGCTTGAAGCCGGTGCGGGCAGGATGGCGGCGGAGATGGTGATCCCCTATCCGCCAGGCATTCCGCTGCTGTACCCTGGAGAGACAATCACAGCGCCTGTACTGGGCAGGCTGATCCGGCTGCGCGATGGCGGGGCCAAGTTCCAGGCCTGTGCCGATCCCGCCTTACAGCGGATTAAGGTATACAACAATCAGAAGGGCGGAGAAGCATAA
- the gyrB gene encoding DNA topoisomerase (ATP-hydrolyzing) subunit B: MSMNQPTYDESQIQVLEGLEAVRKRPGMYIGSTSSKGLHHLVWEVVDNSIDEALAGFCDRIQVKIHEDNSITVIDNGRGIPVGENVKLKKSTLEVVMTVLHAGGKFGGGGYKVSGGLHGVGISVVNALSEKVVVNVKRDGHVYQQEYRRGVPQYDIRIIGDTEETGTTTTFHPDPEIFTETTVFEYNTLLTRIRELAFLNKGIELSLLDERTGVDNVFKYDGGIVEYVKYLNEKKEALHEEPIYVEGSRDMIAVEVALQYNDSYTENIYSFANNINTHEGGTHESGFKSALTRIINDYARKSGVIKDSSQNLTGDDVREGLTAIISVKIPEPQFEGQTKTKLGNSEVRGVVESLFGEKLQEFLEENPAVSRKVLEKSLQASRAREAARKARELTRRKSALEVSALPGKLADCSSKDASISELYIVEGDSAGGSAKQGRDRHFQAILPLRGKILNVEKARLDRILSNAEIRAIITALGTGIGDDFDLSKARYHKVVIMTDADVDGAHIRTLLLTFFYRYMRKIVEAGYIYIAQPPLFKIERNKVVRYAQSEKERDEILSSFGENVKVNVQRYKGLGEMNAEQLWDTTMDPESRTMLQVTIEDAMLADSIFDTLMGDNVEPRRDFIQEHAQSVKNLDI, from the coding sequence ATGTCAATGAATCAACCGACATATGATGAGAGCCAGATTCAGGTGCTGGAGGGGCTGGAAGCGGTTCGGAAACGTCCCGGCATGTACATCGGCTCCACCAGCTCCAAAGGTCTGCATCATTTGGTCTGGGAGGTTGTCGATAATAGTATCGACGAGGCGCTGGCAGGTTTTTGCGACCGGATTCAAGTCAAGATCCATGAGGATAACAGCATAACTGTAATTGACAACGGCCGGGGGATTCCTGTCGGCGAGAATGTTAAGCTGAAGAAATCCACGCTGGAAGTGGTTATGACAGTTCTTCATGCGGGCGGCAAATTCGGCGGCGGAGGCTATAAGGTGTCCGGCGGTCTTCATGGCGTAGGGATCTCTGTAGTTAACGCATTGTCTGAGAAGGTGGTAGTCAACGTTAAGCGTGACGGCCATGTCTATCAGCAGGAATACAGACGCGGTGTGCCGCAATACGATATCAGAATCATAGGGGATACCGAGGAGACCGGTACGACGACGACCTTCCACCCGGACCCGGAAATTTTTACCGAAACAACGGTTTTTGAATATAATACCCTCCTTACCCGCATCCGCGAGCTGGCCTTCCTGAACAAGGGAATTGAGCTGTCGCTGCTGGATGAGCGGACCGGCGTTGATAATGTATTCAAGTACGACGGCGGGATTGTGGAGTATGTGAAATACCTCAACGAGAAAAAAGAAGCGCTTCATGAGGAACCGATCTACGTGGAAGGCTCACGGGATATGATTGCTGTCGAAGTGGCTCTGCAATATAACGATTCATATACAGAGAACATCTATTCGTTCGCCAACAACATCAACACCCATGAAGGCGGAACGCATGAATCCGGCTTTAAGAGCGCCTTGACGCGGATTATCAACGATTATGCGCGCAAGTCAGGCGTGATTAAGGACAGCAGCCAGAATCTGACCGGGGACGATGTCCGTGAAGGTCTGACGGCGATTATCTCCGTTAAGATACCTGAGCCGCAGTTCGAGGGCCAGACCAAGACGAAGCTCGGCAACAGTGAGGTCCGCGGGGTCGTTGAATCCTTGTTCGGCGAGAAGCTGCAGGAGTTCCTGGAAGAGAATCCGGCCGTCTCGCGCAAGGTGCTGGAGAAGTCGCTGCAGGCTTCCCGGGCCCGCGAAGCGGCCCGCAAGGCCCGTGAGCTGACCCGCCGCAAGAGCGCGCTGGAGGTCAGTGCCCTGCCGGGCAAGCTGGCCGACTGTTCCTCCAAGGATGCATCGATTAGTGAGCTGTACATCGTCGAAGGGGACTCTGCGGGCGGATCAGCCAAGCAGGGGCGCGACCGCCATTTCCAGGCGATCCTGCCGCTGCGCGGGAAGATTCTCAACGTCGAGAAGGCCCGGCTGGACCGGATCCTGTCGAATGCCGAGATCCGGGCGATTATCACCGCACTGGGCACCGGAATCGGCGACGATTTCGACCTCTCGAAGGCGCGCTACCACAAGGTTGTTATCATGACCGATGCCGACGTTGACGGCGCCCACATCAGAACGCTGCTGCTGACCTTCTTCTACCGTTACATGCGGAAGATTGTCGAAGCCGGTTATATCTATATCGCTCAGCCGCCGCTCTTCAAGATCGAGCGCAACAAGGTTGTCCGCTATGCGCAGAGCGAGAAGGAACGGGATGAGATTCTCTCCTCCTTCGGCGAGAATGTGAAGGTTAACGTTCAGCGCTACAAAGGGCTTGGCGAGATGAATGCTGAGCAGCTCTGGGATACGACCATGGACCCTGAGAGCCGGACCATGCTGCAGGTGACCATTGAGGACGCCATGCTGGCAGACAGCATTTTCGATACGCTGATGGGCGACAATGTCGAGCCGCGCCGCGACTTTATCCAGGAGCATGCGCAGTCTGTCAAGAATCTTGATATCTAA
- a CDS encoding HD-GYP domain-containing protein translates to MPNISVGEIQAGAKIIKDVITPLGGVLFSKGKIILPRDIEILQAFLIGQVEVEGAQGEDKAAEPVRPAGKQQAPRAGALINESVLAKSNSPLHDEYEKMLVLIKQSYRAAAAAALPIFELRSQLELLISHLKDYHVLKFAPRVLLDQDYNYHNAVLSALTSYRIAQWCGYPQKDWMQAAFAGLLHDIGNIKVDEALLQKPTPLSASELDEVRRHTTYGYQLLRNVTAINEGVRLAALQHHEKIDGTGYPLRLDGTQIHFYAKIVAVADIFHAMTLGKAYRKAQSPYLVLEQLQKESFGKLDPVIVQTFIQKTTDLYSGTRIRLSDGRHGEIIFTDRTHPTRPMVQVEGTIVNLAQERELHIQEIIA, encoded by the coding sequence ATGCCGAACATATCCGTTGGAGAGATTCAGGCGGGGGCTAAGATTATTAAGGATGTTATTACTCCTCTTGGAGGGGTGTTATTCAGTAAGGGGAAGATCATTCTCCCGCGGGATATAGAGATATTGCAGGCTTTTCTGATTGGCCAGGTTGAGGTTGAAGGCGCACAGGGAGAAGACAAGGCCGCGGAGCCGGTCAGACCGGCGGGTAAGCAGCAGGCGCCCCGGGCAGGAGCCTTAATTAACGAGTCCGTACTCGCCAAAAGCAATTCCCCGCTTCACGATGAATATGAGAAGATGCTGGTGCTGATCAAACAGAGCTACCGGGCGGCGGCGGCCGCCGCCCTTCCCATCTTCGAGCTGCGGAGCCAGCTGGAGCTGCTGATTAGCCATCTGAAAGATTATCATGTCCTGAAATTTGCACCGCGTGTTCTGCTGGACCAGGATTATAATTATCATAATGCCGTATTATCTGCCCTGACATCATACCGGATTGCCCAGTGGTGCGGATATCCCCAGAAGGACTGGATGCAGGCTGCTTTTGCCGGCTTGCTGCATGATATAGGCAATATCAAGGTGGATGAGGCGCTGCTGCAGAAGCCGACTCCCTTGTCCGCAAGTGAGCTGGATGAAGTGCGCAGACATACAACCTACGGATATCAGCTGCTGCGCAATGTCACTGCGATTAACGAGGGGGTCAGACTGGCCGCTCTCCAGCACCACGAGAAGATCGATGGTACAGGCTATCCGCTCCGGCTGGATGGCACCCAGATTCATTTCTACGCCAAGATCGTGGCGGTGGCTGACATCTTCCATGCCATGACCCTGGGCAAGGCCTACAGGAAGGCACAGTCGCCTTATCTGGTCCTGGAGCAGCTTCAGAAGGAGAGCTTCGGCAAGCTGGACCCGGTCATTGTCCAAACCTTCATCCAGAAAACAACCGATCTGTACAGCGGAACGCGGATACGTCTTAGCGACGGGCGCCACGGGGAGATTATCTTCACTGACCGTACTCATCCCACCAGGCCGATGGTTCAGGTAGAAGGCACCATTGTGAATCTGGCCCAGGAGCGGGAGCTGCATATTCAGGAGATTATTGCTTAA
- a CDS encoding YheC/YheD family protein gives MRIQRVSSKWAKTKVIMQNRQLSVFIPETRKYALENLIELLDMYGTVYVKPDRGTYGSGVMRVERRLVHLTPSELQTDYSDPAIEAGDDEAEAPAAPTLMYILRYAKDAEVYNTPEELHDALSSRINGPTYLIQQGIDLLQHQGRPFDLRVLTQKNLQGSWETTGLLGRVAAPHKVITNYHSGGSIFQVGELFREHMSPDEKTSTIQQLKSLGVRIGAQLETAYPGLKEIGLDVAIDQHHDLWLLEVNTLPSIIVFKKFPNKAIYRRIQRYAIAYGRLKPNRTASGSRR, from the coding sequence ATGAGGATTCAACGCGTGTCCAGCAAATGGGCCAAAACGAAAGTCATTATGCAGAACCGTCAGCTCTCGGTCTTCATCCCGGAAACACGCAAATACGCTCTGGAAAATCTGATAGAGCTTCTGGACATGTATGGAACTGTATACGTTAAGCCGGACCGCGGCACCTATGGCAGCGGGGTGATGCGAGTGGAGCGGCGGCTGGTCCATCTTACCCCCAGTGAGCTGCAGACGGATTACAGTGATCCGGCAATAGAAGCAGGAGACGATGAGGCAGAAGCACCGGCAGCCCCCACGCTCATGTATATTCTCAGATATGCAAAGGATGCCGAGGTCTATAACACCCCGGAGGAGCTCCATGATGCCCTGTCGTCGCGGATCAACGGGCCTACGTATCTTATTCAGCAGGGCATTGACCTGCTTCAGCATCAGGGGCGGCCGTTCGACCTGCGGGTCCTTACCCAGAAGAATCTCCAAGGCTCCTGGGAGACGACAGGGTTGCTGGGACGGGTAGCCGCACCGCACAAGGTGATCACGAATTATCACAGCGGGGGCAGCATTTTCCAGGTCGGGGAGCTGTTCAGAGAACATATGTCGCCCGATGAGAAAACTTCAACCATCCAGCAATTGAAGTCACTGGGCGTCCGGATCGGAGCGCAGCTGGAGACAGCCTATCCCGGGCTCAAGGAGATCGGGCTGGATGTGGCGATAGATCAGCATCATGATCTGTGGCTGCTTGAAGTGAACACCCTGCCGTCCATCATCGTCTTCAAGAAGTTCCCCAATAAAGCCATCTACCGCAGAATCCAGCGTTATGCCATTGCCTACGGACGTTTGAAGCCTAACCGGACCGCTTCCGGCAGCCGCAGGTAA
- a CDS encoding sigma factor G inhibitor Gin, translating to MEQQQQTGQACIICGQEKEEGIVIVSHFICEDCESEMVHTEAEDAKYRFFIGRMKKINLMKNA from the coding sequence ATGGAACAGCAACAGCAAACAGGGCAGGCCTGCATCATCTGCGGCCAGGAGAAGGAAGAGGGCATTGTGATTGTCTCACATTTCATCTGTGAGGATTGTGAGAGTGAGATGGTGCATACGGAGGCGGAGGACGCGAAGTACCGTTTTTTCATCGGGCGGATGAAGAAGATCAATCTGATGAAGAATGCTTAA
- the holB gene encoding DNA polymerase III subunit delta', with protein sequence MSFDEILGQEDAKRLLQNALRKDAVSHAYLFTGPAGSGQVKTALTFAQAIFCTGCKDDACGECLECRKVEHGNHPDLTLLRPDGASLKIDQIRELQRVFSYRSEGIHPKVYIIEGADLMTVQAANSLLKFLEEPPAPAVGILISDNSSALLPTIQSRTQRIPFSPLHPDIMLQALSGEGVPVPLARCAVSLSAGIDGCRELLAQNWFAEMRNLVLQLAKESLGKGSSAVATAGSKLFKTGLGEHLDILFSMFHLWFKDMLYFLYRKHESIVFIDQLDFISKAARQRSTEQWVAYMEYAAESKRKLRSNANAQLCLEQFLIRLEG encoded by the coding sequence ATGTCTTTTGATGAAATATTAGGGCAGGAGGATGCCAAGCGTCTGCTTCAGAATGCTCTGCGCAAGGATGCGGTAAGCCATGCCTATCTGTTTACCGGCCCCGCAGGCAGCGGACAGGTTAAGACGGCGCTGACGTTCGCCCAGGCGATTTTCTGCACCGGCTGCAAGGATGATGCCTGCGGGGAATGTCTGGAATGCCGGAAGGTGGAGCATGGGAACCACCCGGATTTGACACTGCTTCGCCCTGACGGGGCAAGCCTCAAGATTGACCAGATTCGCGAACTTCAGCGTGTGTTCTCCTACCGCTCGGAGGGAATTCACCCGAAGGTTTATATTATAGAAGGTGCAGACCTTATGACGGTGCAGGCTGCCAACAGTCTGCTGAAATTTCTGGAGGAGCCGCCTGCTCCGGCCGTTGGAATTCTGATCTCGGATAACAGCAGTGCCCTGCTGCCCACGATCCAGTCCAGAACCCAGCGTATCCCGTTCAGCCCGCTTCATCCCGATATAATGCTTCAGGCACTGTCCGGCGAGGGTGTTCCGGTGCCGCTGGCCAGGTGTGCGGTATCCTTAAGCGCAGGCATCGACGGCTGCAGGGAACTTTTGGCACAGAATTGGTTTGCAGAAATGAGAAATCTAGTGTTACAATTAGCGAAGGAGTCCCTGGGCAAGGGCAGCTCTGCGGTGGCGACCGCAGGATCTAAGCTGTTCAAGACCGGACTCGGTGAACATTTGGATATTCTTTTCAGCATGTTTCACTTATGGTTCAAAGATATGCTCTACTTCCTGTACCGAAAGCACGAAAGCATCGTTTTCATAGATCAGTTAGACTTTATTTCCAAGGCTGCCCGCCAGCGGAGTACGGAACAATGGGTGGCTTATATGGAATATGCAGCGGAGAGCAAGCGGAAGCTTCGTTCCAATGCCAATGCCCAGCTCTGTCTGGAGCAGTTCTTAATCCGGCTGGAAGGCTAG
- the tmk gene encoding dTMP kinase: MKREGFFITLEGGDGSGKTTILGRVAAYLQNHSMPYIITREPGGIEIAEKIRSIILDPAHTAMDARTEALLYAAARSQHLAEVVEPALEQGITVLCDRFVDSSLVYQGVARGLGIEAVREINRFATGGRMPDLTFYLDVDPEVGLSRIAANHGREVNRLDLESLEFHQKVKAGYEQVIAAEQQRIVVLDANRPIHMVEQELVQVLKDRILKDF; the protein is encoded by the coding sequence GTGAAGCGAGAAGGTTTCTTCATTACTCTGGAGGGAGGGGACGGCTCCGGCAAAACAACGATACTGGGCAGAGTAGCAGCCTATCTGCAGAACCACTCCATGCCCTATATCATTACCCGCGAGCCGGGCGGAATCGAGATTGCGGAGAAGATCCGCTCCATCATCCTGGACCCGGCCCACACAGCGATGGATGCGCGGACGGAGGCGCTGTTATATGCGGCGGCAAGAAGCCAGCATCTGGCCGAGGTGGTCGAGCCGGCACTGGAGCAGGGAATTACGGTGCTCTGTGACCGTTTTGTCGACAGCAGTCTGGTCTATCAGGGGGTGGCAAGAGGTCTGGGGATTGAAGCGGTGCGGGAGATTAACCGGTTCGCTACAGGCGGAAGAATGCCGGATCTTACCTTCTACCTTGATGTGGACCCCGAGGTGGGCCTGTCCCGGATTGCCGCCAATCATGGCCGTGAAGTCAACCGCCTGGATCTGGAGAGCCTTGAATTCCATCAGAAGGTGAAGGCGGGCTATGAACAGGTCATTGCCGCAGAGCAGCAGCGGATTGTTGTGCTTGACGCCAACCGTCCCATCCATATGGTGGAGCAGGAGCTGGTGCAGGTATTGAAGGACAGGATTTTGAAGGATTTCTAA